A region of the Streptomyces sp. NBC_00442 genome:
TGGGGCTGGATCAGCTGCCGGCGGGGGCGTTCGCCGGGGTCACGTTGACGGCCGCCCAGGCCTTGTCGACCGTCTTGTACTCGGTGCTGCTCGCACCGTAGAGGTCGGCGGCGGCGCTCAGCGTTGCGGTGCGGGCGTCGTGGAAGTCGGTCGTGGAGACCATGTACCGGGTGAGTGCCCGGTAGAAGATCGCCGTCGCCTTGTCCCGGCCGATACCGGTCACCGTCGAACCGTCGTACGTGGGCGAGTCGTAGGCCACGCCGTTGATGGTCTTCTTGCCGCTGCCCTCGGCCAGCAGGTAGTAGGCGTGCGAGGAGACGCCGGAACCGGCGTGGACCTCGGTGTCGTAGGACGCCTTCGACCAGTAGTCGACGGTGCCTTCGAGCTTGTCGAGGGACGGCTTGTCCAGGCGGCGCAGGAACTTCTGCTGGAGCCCGAGCTTTTCGCCCATCAGGTAGTTCGGCGGGTTGTTGGGGTTGTTGGTGGCGAACTCGACGTTGCTGCCGAAGATGTCGGCGAGCGACTCGTTGAGCGCGCCGGGCTCGCCGAACTGGTTGTCGTCCGCGTCGACGCGGGTCGGCTGGAGGTTCGCCGTCGCGTCCACGACGCCGTGGGTGAGCTCGTGGCCGGTGACGTCGAGGACGACCAGCGGCTGCGCGAACGTCTGCCCGTCGCCGTCGCCGTAGAGCATGCAGCCGCAGTCGGAGGACCAGAACGCGTTGCCGACCTTGCTGCCGAAGTGGACGAGCGCGTGGGCGCCGGCGCCGTCGTTCTTGATGCCGTTGCGGCCCAGGGTCTTCTTGTAGAAGTCCAGGGTGCTGGTGATCCCGTACTGCGCGTCGACGGCGACCGTGGCGCGGTTGCTCGTTCGGCCGGTGCCCCAGCTGTTGGTGGTGCTGGTGAAGGCCTTGCCGCCGGAGAACTGGTCGAGTTCCTTGTTGCCGGCGTCCCGGGTCTCGGTCTGGCCGCGGCTCGGGTCCTTGAGGGTGAAGGCGCTCTTCGCGGTCTGGGTGGTGGTCAGCGGCACGCTGCCGACGAACAGGG
Encoded here:
- a CDS encoding M4 family metallopeptidase; this translates as MRTPHIRSLAISLAVTTAITITAGGGATAFAAPTATGATAPAATAVFQPVIDAARAAAVAHSSATGVGKDDTLQATDVLVDPDGKQHVRFVRSHRGLPVLGGDLVIHLDNRSAYTGVTRALRRQVAVTTTSAKVTAAQAQAKAAATAKGTAGSARLVVDARAGRTALAYQIQVTNSSTAESGARTVVVDAASGAVLSNTPAGDSFISPTVQDKLRKSGQTLSPSLSSPSPAPFASSRATGFPAAATGTGSSLFVGSVPLTTTQTAKSAFTLKDPSRGQTETRDAGNKELDQFSGGKAFTSTTNSWGTGRTSNRATVAVDAQYGITSTLDFYKKTLGRNGIKNDGAGAHALVHFGSKVGNAFWSSDCGCMLYGDGDGQTFAQPLVVLDVTGHELTHGVVDATANLQPTRVDADDNQFGEPGALNESLADIFGSNVEFATNNPNNPPNYLMGEKLGLQQKFLRRLDKPSLDKLEGTVDYWSKASYDTEVHAGSGVSSHAYYLLAEGSGKKTINGVAYDSPTYDGSTVTGIGRDKATAIFYRALTRYMVSTTDFHDARTATLSAAADLYGASSTEYKTVDKAWAAVNVTPANAPAGS